The following nucleotide sequence is from Rhizobium rosettiformans.
ATCGTACGCTAAGGCCGAACGGAGCGTGAACTCTCATCTCGGACCCGCATGATGGTCTGTCGGCTGGTTCCGAATTTCCTGGCGATCGCCGAAACGCTCATCTCTTTTGCGAGATCGTCACGCACGCCCTGTTTCTGTTCCTCGTTGAGTGTCGAGGGTCGTCCGAGGATCTTGCCTTCGGACTTTGCCCGCCTGAGGCCGGATTGGGTGCGTTCGATCAGCAGATCCCGTTCGAACTGCGCGACGGCATTAAGAACCTGCATGGTCATGGTGCCGGATGAACTGGTGAGATCGGCACCACCCAGAGCGAGACAATAGACTTTCACGCCCATCTCCGCGAGGGCCTTAACAGTGGTGCTGACATCGATGGCGTCACGACCGAGTCGATCAAGCTTGGTGACAATGAGAACGTCACCGGATTCCAGCCGGTCCATGAGTTTGGAAAAGCCACGGCGCTGCGCGATTGCCGTGCTGCCGGAAACTGTCTCGGTGACGATCCGGCGCGGCTCGACCTGAAAGCCGGCGGCCTCAATTTCCTGAATCTGGTTTTCGGTAGTCTGTCCGGTCGTTGAGACACGGACATAAGCAAAAGTGCGTGGCATGGGGTCAATTTCGTCCGAATAGGCTGTCCGAAATATCTTCTCTGTCCTAAATCCTGTCAAGGTAATTTGTGGACAGGGTGTTTTACCCCTGTACGCAAACGTCCGTTTCCGGACAGAGGTTTGGCCACCAGCGCATATTGTAAGGAGTAAGAACGGTGGCCCGGCGGACGCTTCTCAAGCCTCATGATCGACAAGAGCTTGTCGGTATTCCAACTGACGAAGACAGTCTGATCCGTCATTATTCCCTGTCCCCGGCAGATCGACTCGAAATCGAGGTTCGCCGTCGCGAGCATAACCGGCTGGGATTTGCGCTGCAGCTCTGCCTGATGCGTTATCCCGGCCGTGCGCTTATTGCCAACGAAGCCCTTCCCATGCCGATGCTCAACCATGTTGCTGAGCAAGTCGGAGCCGACCCGGCGTCATTCGAATTGTATGCTCGCCGCGAAGAAACACGCATGAACCACGTCGCGCGCCTGTTGGGCTATCTCGAAATGAGAAGCCCGACAGGCGAGGATCGACGCGCGGCGCTCCTGGCAGCTATCGAAATAGCTTCAACGACCGACAAGGGAGCGGTGATCGCAAACGCAATCATCACCATGTATCGGGAGCGCCGGGTTCTGCTGCCGGTGGTGACCATGATCGAGCGCATGGGGTTGGCAGCGCGCGCAATCGCCCGCCGCCGTGCCGAGGCCGCGCTGATCTCGGATCTCGATCCGGACAAGCTCGAAGCCCTCGATGCCCTGCTGGACGTTGATCCTGCAATAGGTCAGACGCGCTTTCACTGGCTGCGTTCCGCGCCCGATGCACCGGGAGCGGGGAATTTGGTCGGTTTGACGGAGCGTATCATGTTCCTGCGTTCGCTCGGGATCGATCCACGCTTACAGGCCCGCATCCCCTCCGGACGATGGGACCAGATGGTCCGGGAAGGTGATGCAGCACCGGCCTGGCTCGCCGGCGAATTTGGCGCCAGCCGCCGGCGTGCGACGATCGTGGTGCAGATTATCAAGCTCGGCCAGAAGCTCACCGACGATGCAATGACCATGTTCATCAAGCTGATGGGCCGGCTGTTCTCCCAGGCGAACAACCGGAGAAAGCAGCGTCACATGAACGCCCGCATGGAAACGTCCAAGGCGCTGCGACTGTTCCTCGACACGATCGTTGCCTTGCAGGCCGCCAATGATGCCGATGAAGATGCGATCGAGACGGTAAACCGGCAAGTCGGCTGGCATCGGCTGCTGCAGATCAAGCCCGGTCTCGAGGCGATGGTGGAGAGCGCCAACGCTTCGCCGCTGGTGCTGGCGGCCGAGCAACATGGAAACATCCGCAAGTTTGCCGGCGCTTTCCTTCAGGCATTCACGTTCCGCTCGCGCCGTCGGCACGATCCGCTGCTTGCGGCGGTCGCGACCCTGAAAATGCTTTATGTGGAGGGACGCCGTGTTCTGCCGGATCGCGTGCCGGTCGGCCATCTGGGTGCGAACGAAAGGAAACTGGTCTTCGAGGATGGCAAGCCGGATCGGCGGCTTTATGAAATCGCCACCTTCGCTCATTTACGGGACCGGCTGCATTCGCGCGATGTGTGGGTCGAGGGCAGCCGGTCATTCCGGCCGATAGACGAAGATCTCATGCCGAAGCCAACCTTTGTCGCCCTGAGGGGGCAAGATCAGCTTGGCCTCGGTGTCCAGACCGACTGCGCTGCCTGGCTCGCGGACGTCCGGGAGATGATGGACGTCAACCTCAAACGGCTGGCCTGGCGCGCCCGTTTCGGCAAGCTCGATGGCGTCAGGATGGAAAACGGCACGCTGATCGTGACGCCGCATACCAGCGATGCTCCCGCCGCGGCGGAAGCCATCAATGCCGAAATCACGGAGATGTATCCTCTGGTCGAGGTGCCCGATCTCCTGCGGGAAGTGCATGAGTGGACCGGGTTTGCCGACCAGTTCACTCATGTCCGGACGGGAGATGCGCCGCAAAACATCGCCGCCATGCTGGCCGGCGTGCTTGCCGATGGCACGAATCTCGGCCCGAAACGCATGGCTGGGGCGTCGAAGGGGATCAGCGCCCACCAGATCGGCTGGATGCGCAGCTTCCATGCCCGCTCCGAAACCTATCGGGCCGCGCAGGCCTGCGTCACCGATGCCCATACCCGCCATCCGCATGCGCAAATTTGGGGCGACGGAACGACAGCCTCATCCGATGGGCAATTCTTCCGCGCCAGTGACCGGGCCGCAAGGCGCAGCGACATCAACCTGCATTATGGCAGCGAGCCGGGCTCGAAGTTCTACAGCGGGCTTTCCGACCAATACGGCTATTACAGCATCCTGCCGATCAGCCCGACCGAAAGCGAGGCCGTCTATGTGCTCGACGGCCTGTTCGACCACGACACGGTTCTGGAGATCGAAGAGCTGTTCACCGATACCGGCGGCGCCAGCGATCATGTTTTTGCGCTGTTCTGCCTGATCGGCAAGCGCTTCGCGCCGCGCCTTCGCAATATCAAGGACCGGAAACTGCACACCTTCGAGAAGGCCGATATCTATCCGGCGCTGGCAAATCATATCGGCGTGCCGATCAACACCGCCCTCATCATGGACCATTGGGACGAACTCCTGCGCCTTGCCGCGTCGATCACGACGCGCACCGTCGCGCCGTCGGCGATCCTCAAGAAGTTCTCCGCATCGTCGAAATCCAGCGATCTCGCCAAAGCGTTGCGCGAACTCGGCCGCATCGAGCGCACCCTGTTCATGATCGAGTGGTATTCCAGCCCGGCACTGCGTCGGCGTTGCCAGGCCGGGCTCAACAAGGGCGAGGCCGCTCACAAGCTCAAACGCGCCGTCTTTTTCCATGAGCGCGGCGAGATCCGTGATCGCTCCTTTGACAGCCAGGCCTTCCGAGCTTCCGGTCTCAACCTGGTGGTCAGCGTCATCGTCCATTGGAACACCGTCTACCTCAGCCGGGCAACGGCTCATCTGCGCCAGCAAGGCCGAAATATCCCCGACGAGTTGCTGAAACACGTCTCGCCCCTCAGTTGGGAGCACATAAATCTCACCGGCATCTATTCATGGGACACCGAGCAGCAGATGTCCGAAGGCTTCAGGCCCTTGCGACTTGCCAGAAAAATCCTCCGCGCCGCGTGATGTTCAGGGTCCGTTCGAGCTTAGCGCAGGATTTTGAACAGACCTTGTTCTGCCCCCAGGTGTGCGGTTCGGCCCCTCCCCTGCCCTATCCGCCGAGCAGATCGCGCACGCCCGCAAGCTCATCCATGAGGACAAGAAGCCGGTTGCCGAAATCGCCCGGCTCTTTGGTGTGCATCGCGCCACGCTCTACCGGGCGTTAGATGGCGCAGCATCGGAAAGCTGACCGACGCAGATTTTGCGTCGCACGAAACAATCAAGCAAGCTCTTGAAATCGCCCGCCCTGGCCCGTCGATTATCCGAGTCGCGCCGAGATGGGGCTCCGTGGGCATTTCTGCAATAATACCCGCTAAGGGAAAGCGAAGTTGTTTGGATTGAAACGGTTAGCGCGGATCGGCCTGAAGCGTTCGAGGGGTCGGTCAATTTCGTTCCAGAGATAGTCGCCGGTGAGTGCGATATGAGCCCAGGGAAGTGGTGCGACTTGGGAGAGCAGCTCGGCGGGAATATCGATGCCCTGGGTGCGGACATAATCGACAGCGCGGCTGAGATAGACGGTGTTCCACAGGATAATGGCGTTGACGACGAGGTTGAGACCTGACGCCCGATAGGCCATGGTTTCCGCCACGCGGTTGCGCAGCTCGCCAAGCTGGTGGAGGAAGACCGCCCGGGCAAGGGCGTGACGGCTTTCACCCTTGTTGAGGATGGCATGCGATCTGCGCCGGAGCTTGGTGTCGAGCAACCAGTCGCAGATGAAGATCGAGCGTTCAATCCGGCCCATTTCGCGTAGCGCCTGATTGAGCCGATTTTGCCGAGGCGATGCGGCAAGCTTCTTGAGGATGACGGACGGCGGCACGAGGCCCGCGCCAATCGATGACTTCAGCCGCAAGACCTCATCCCAGTGCTGCTCGATGACATCCATGTTGACGGCTCCCGAGATCAGCGCCCCGAGCGGGTCGTACGCCGCGTCGGGATCGATGACGAAGAGCCTGCGATTGCCGAGATTGCGGATACGAGGAATGAGCCTATAGCCGAAGCCATGGAACATAGCGAATGTCGTTTCGGTCGCGCCGGCGGTATCGGTTGCATGCTCATGGATTTCGACGGAGCTTTCGTTGTGAAGGAGGCCGTCGAGCACGTAGGGCGCTTCGCTCTCGGACGCCTGGATCATCCGGGAGAAGAAGGAGGCGAAACGATTGGACAGGAAGCCATAGACCGAAGCACCTGGTCTTTTGCCGTATTTTGCATTGTATTCGAGGCTGGCTTCACCGCGCCCGCCTGCCGGAAAGAACTGCCCGTCCGAGGAGGAGATATGACCGTCGCCCCAGACCGCGGCGAAGGGATGAGCCTGCTGCGCATCGACCAGCACGGCGGTCGCCGTAGCATAGGTTTCCGAGCGCAGATGCCTATCTACCATCAGCATCATCTGGTGGATCGTGACGCCGCGTGAGCTTTCCGCCATGCGTTCAGCACCGGCGTTGGTGGCGTCGGCAAGGATAGCGGCCATCAGCGCCGGCTCGTCGTTCGCCGTCTCGCCGGTGCGATAGTGTGTGAAGCTGTCAAGGAACCTGGTCCAGCTGTGGACCTCGGCAAGCAGGCTGGTGATCCTGATCCGGGGAACGAGGATGTAAAGACGCCGGCTGAGCGCGACGATCCCGTCACGCTCCTCCTCGCGGATCGGGGAGACCGACAAACCCTTGTCGGAAATAGCCGCATCCGGAATGGCGTTGGCGGCCGCCGCCCTTGCCAGCTCTTTGAGTTTCGCGTCGAGCGTGGCGGTGCGTTCGGCTCGCCATTCGGCAAAGCTGTCAGGGATGGCAAGCCCGAGCCGGCCTTCGGCGCGCATCAGGGCAAAGATCGGTCGAGGCAGAAGATAATCCTCGAAACTGCGCCATGCTCGGCTGCCATCAACCCATATGTCACCGGCCCGCAGGCGCTCCCGAAGGTGAACGAGTACCGCCACTTCCCAAGCCCGAAGGTCGATGGTGACACCGTCCGAGCGCACACGTCGCCGCCACTTGCGCGTCATGAACGCGAACGGCACCTGCGCGGGTAGTTTCCTGCCACTGTAGAGCGCACGCAGATGATCCACTGCCTTCAAAACCGGATCATCGGGACGAAACGACCGGAAAGAGAACGCGCCGAACATGAGCCTGCCCAGCTTTCGCAGCGATTTGTGCCGCTCTATGAGCTCATCGAATTCGTCGCTGCGATCGGGGCGCACGACGGACCTGGCTGCGGCCACGCTGGCGGTCAATCCGTCCCAGCCGAGTGAGACTGCAATTGCGGATGCGAGATCGGTGTTGTTCTCACGGGCGGCCAGAAGCGCCTCGCCAAGCTTGAGATGATCGAGCGCCACCCCATCAAGAATCTCGGCTTCTTTCAGCCGGCGTTCTGTGCGGCTCAGTTCAGCCTTGCGCCGGGTGCTGCCGATCAGTTTGCAGAACATGTCGATCGCAAGGTCGGTGATTGCCGCCTGCCTCTCGATGACGAACGCCGTCAGCGTGGCGTAGCGGCGCTCGGATGTAAGGCGTCGTATCTCACGGGCATGCAGAATGCGGGCGTCCCGGGCGATGATGCCATAGCGGTTGGCATGGATCGTTTTACGTCGCTCATCGGAAATCGCCGCCGAACGCAGAACCTCAAGCCGGGCAATCAGGCCCTTGAGGTTTTTCAGTTTCGTCCCCTCCGGCGCTTCCGCAATCCAGCCGAGATGGCTCCGATCGCCGGACCGATCGATGAGAAGCTGATCAAGCGCCTCGATGGACGGTTGCTCCATGCCCCGGATCAAGCCGCGATAAGCCTGTCGTCGCGCTGCC
It contains:
- a CDS encoding recombinase family protein, which encodes MPRTFAYVRVSTTGQTTENQIQEIEAAGFQVEPRRIVTETVSGSTAIAQRRGFSKLMDRLESGDVLIVTKLDRLGRDAIDVSTTVKALAEMGVKVYCLALGGADLTSSSGTMTMQVLNAVAQFERDLLIERTQSGLRRAKSEGKILGRPSTLNEEQKQGVRDDLAKEMSVSAIARKFGTSRQTIMRVRDESSRSVRP
- a CDS encoding Tn3 family transposase, with product MARRTLLKPHDRQELVGIPTDEDSLIRHYSLSPADRLEIEVRRREHNRLGFALQLCLMRYPGRALIANEALPMPMLNHVAEQVGADPASFELYARREETRMNHVARLLGYLEMRSPTGEDRRAALLAAIEIASTTDKGAVIANAIITMYRERRVLLPVVTMIERMGLAARAIARRRAEAALISDLDPDKLEALDALLDVDPAIGQTRFHWLRSAPDAPGAGNLVGLTERIMFLRSLGIDPRLQARIPSGRWDQMVREGDAAPAWLAGEFGASRRRATIVVQIIKLGQKLTDDAMTMFIKLMGRLFSQANNRRKQRHMNARMETSKALRLFLDTIVALQAANDADEDAIETVNRQVGWHRLLQIKPGLEAMVESANASPLVLAAEQHGNIRKFAGAFLQAFTFRSRRRHDPLLAAVATLKMLYVEGRRVLPDRVPVGHLGANERKLVFEDGKPDRRLYEIATFAHLRDRLHSRDVWVEGSRSFRPIDEDLMPKPTFVALRGQDQLGLGVQTDCAAWLADVREMMDVNLKRLAWRARFGKLDGVRMENGTLIVTPHTSDAPAAAEAINAEITEMYPLVEVPDLLREVHEWTGFADQFTHVRTGDAPQNIAAMLAGVLADGTNLGPKRMAGASKGISAHQIGWMRSFHARSETYRAAQACVTDAHTRHPHAQIWGDGTTASSDGQFFRASDRAARRSDINLHYGSEPGSKFYSGLSDQYGYYSILPISPTESEAVYVLDGLFDHDTVLEIEELFTDTGGASDHVFALFCLIGKRFAPRLRNIKDRKLHTFEKADIYPALANHIGVPINTALIMDHWDELLRLAASITTRTVAPSAILKKFSASSKSSDLAKALRELGRIERTLFMIEWYSSPALRRRCQAGLNKGEAAHKLKRAVFFHERGEIRDRSFDSQAFRASGLNLVVSVIVHWNTVYLSRATAHLRQQGRNIPDELLKHVSPLSWEHINLTGIYSWDTEQQMSEGFRPLRLARKILRAA
- a CDS encoding Tn3 family transposase, with product MAFLDAQSRTVLFDPPDVYEEALARYALSAEDIAFARAHRRSHNRLGFAIQLALVRDLGRPLRAGEVPPQAVVSVVADQLGIDAAVFALYAQREETRREHTREIVVALDLRPVRASDYRSLITAAAREAAATEQGEPITKAVIEALKERKLLVPVPELLIRLAMAGRAAARRQAYRGLIRGMEQPSIEALDQLLIDRSGDRSHLGWIAEAPEGTKLKNLKGLIARLEVLRSAAISDERRKTIHANRYGIIARDARILHAREIRRLTSERRYATLTAFVIERQAAITDLAIDMFCKLIGSTRRKAELSRTERRLKEAEILDGVALDHLKLGEALLAARENNTDLASAIAVSLGWDGLTASVAAARSVVRPDRSDEFDELIERHKSLRKLGRLMFGAFSFRSFRPDDPVLKAVDHLRALYSGRKLPAQVPFAFMTRKWRRRVRSDGVTIDLRAWEVAVLVHLRERLRAGDIWVDGSRAWRSFEDYLLPRPIFALMRAEGRLGLAIPDSFAEWRAERTATLDAKLKELARAAAANAIPDAAISDKGLSVSPIREEERDGIVALSRRLYILVPRIRITSLLAEVHSWTRFLDSFTHYRTGETANDEPALMAAILADATNAGAERMAESSRGVTIHQMMLMVDRHLRSETYATATAVLVDAQQAHPFAAVWGDGHISSSDGQFFPAGGRGEASLEYNAKYGKRPGASVYGFLSNRFASFFSRMIQASESEAPYVLDGLLHNESSVEIHEHATDTAGATETTFAMFHGFGYRLIPRIRNLGNRRLFVIDPDAAYDPLGALISGAVNMDVIEQHWDEVLRLKSSIGAGLVPPSVILKKLAASPRQNRLNQALREMGRIERSIFICDWLLDTKLRRRSHAILNKGESRHALARAVFLHQLGELRNRVAETMAYRASGLNLVVNAIILWNTVYLSRAVDYVRTQGIDIPAELLSQVAPLPWAHIALTGDYLWNEIDRPLERFRPIRANRFNPNNFAFP